DNA from Streptomyces sp. NBC_01260:
CGGCCGAGCCGGCCAGTACCGGCAGTACGGCGCCGACCTGTTGGCGACAGCGCGCGTGTTCCGCCCAGGCCAGATCGCGGTGGGTGACCCGCCGCGCGCCGAGCGCGAACCGCTGCCAGTAGTCGGCGAGCGCCAGGTGCGAGTAGGCGCCCTGGAGCAGCCCGTCGAAGGGCCTGGGGTCGGAGCGCCACGGGGCGAAGTGACGCGGGGTGGCGTCCTCGTGGTGCAGCCGGACGAGTGCGCCGAGCGCGGCGAGCTTGGTGTGCTGGAGTTCGTGCACGAGGGTCGATGCGAAGTAGGCGGGGGTCGCGGGCTTGCTGCTGAGGACCGCGCCGAACGCCTCGCGCCGGGTGCCGCTGCAGTGGGCCGCGCCCTGGCCGACCGGCCCGGAGCCGGGCGGCGGCCCGAGCGGGACGAGGCAGCGCAGCAGAACGGCCGCTTCGGTGAGCCGGTGCTCGCCGCCCACGCGCAGCAGCGGCTCGACCCCGGACCAGGACTCGGCCCAGGCCTTGCGTTCATGGTCGTCGATGTGGGTGGCGGCGCTCAGTCCGTGGCGTTCGAGCCCGGTGCCGCGGGTGCGGTACGGGTCGAGGTCGTCCAGGGGTACCGGGCCAGCGCCCGGCAGTACGGGGGGCAGTGTGAGCACCGGCAGCCAGCGGGGGTCGGCCGAGGCCATGGTGCCGTCCGGCAGGGCCCGTACCGAAAGGGGCGGCGCACCGGCCGGCCGGATCGTCATTTCGTCGTCGGCGTAGTCGAGTCCGACCGGGCCGGGGTCCGCCCGAACCGCCCCCAGGGTGGGCAGCGAGAGCAGCCCTTCGCGTGAGGTGAGCCGGACGGTGCAGGGCAGTGCGGCCCGGATCGCGGCCGCCGCCGCGAGGGCGCTCAGGTGGGCCAGGTCGGTGTGGAGTTCCGGGCCCGCGGCGGTGGTGCCGGTGAGGCCGCCCAGGAGCCGCTGCGCCCAGGGGCCGGCCATGGGGTGGAACAGCACGGTACGCACCGCGGCCCGGTCGGCGCGTTCGGCCGCTTCGAGCAGCGCCCAGTCTTCGCACAATCGTTCGAGCAACCGGGGCGGGCACACGGCCGCGGGTGCGGCGGCCGCCGCGTCGAGCAGGGCCCTGAGGAGGACGAGTCGGCGGGTGTCCTGATCGCGTACGAGCAGGCCGAGGGAGTCGGTGTCGCCCTCGGTGCGGCCGAGTTCGCGCAGTACGCGATCGGGGATGGCGGGGCTCATGGGGGGTCTCCTGCGGTTGCGTCGGCGAGCTGGTCCGCCACGTG
Protein-coding regions in this window:
- a CDS encoding aKG-HExxH-type peptide beta-hydroxylase, which encodes MSPAIPDRVLRELGRTEGDTDSLGLLVRDQDTRRLVLLRALLDAAAAAPAAVCPPRLLERLCEDWALLEAAERADRAAVRTVLFHPMAGPWAQRLLGGLTGTTAAGPELHTDLAHLSALAAAAAIRAALPCTVRLTSREGLLSLPTLGAVRADPGPVGLDYADDEMTIRPAGAPPLSVRALPDGTMASADPRWLPVLTLPPVLPGAGPVPLDDLDPYRTRGTGLERHGLSAATHIDDHERKAWAESWSGVEPLLRVGGEHRLTEAAVLLRCLVPLGPPPGSGPVGQGAAHCSGTRREAFGAVLSSKPATPAYFASTLVHELQHTKLAALGALVRLHHEDATPRHFAPWRSDPRPFDGLLQGAYSHLALADYWQRFALGARRVTHRDLAWAEHARCRQQVGAVLPVLAGSAALTPDGRVLVNEMITVYHRLEDSPPPTGHLARAEAYVSTAKVIWQQRNGSPRS